CTCACTGATCCCGCTCATCGATTTGCTTATTGAGCCTTGATTCAATCCGCCATCTGTCTGGAGAACCACCATGTTACTGATCACCTGCCCTTGGTGCGGGCCGCGCGCCGAGAGTGAGTTCCATTGCGGCGGCGAAGCCGATATCGCTCGTCCGCTGGACACCGAAAACCTGAGCGACGAAGCCTGGGGCGACTACCTGTTCATGCGCAAGAATCCGCGCGGCGTGCACCGCGAGCAGTGGGTGCACAACCAGGGCTGCCGGCGCTGGTTCATGGCCGAGCGCGATACCGTCACTTACGAATTCCTCAGCTACAGCAAGTTCGAAACCAAGCCTGCCGCCGACGGCACGGGAGCCTAAGATGAGCCAACTGACGAATCAGACACACAGGCTGGCGAGCGGCGGCCGCGTCGACCGCGCCGTTCCCCTGACGTTTACCTTCAACGGCAAAAGTTACCAGGGTTTTCAGGGCGATACGCTGGCCTCCGCGCTGCTGGCCAACGGCGTGCATTTCGTCGCGCGCAGCTGGAAATATCATCGTCCGCGCGGCATCGTCACGGCCGGCGTGGAAGAGCCGAATGCACTGGTGCAGCTGGAAAGCGGCGCCTTCACCGTGCCTAACGCCCGCGCCACGGAAATCGAGCTGTACCAGGGTTTGAGCGCGACCAGCGTCAACGCCAGCCCCAGCATCGAAAACGACCGCATGGCGATCAACCAGCTATTTGCCCGTTTCATTCCGGCCGGCTTCTATTACAAGACTTTCAAGTGGCCGCGCAGTTGGTGGGGCAAATATGAAGAAGTGATACGCGAAGCCGCCGGTTTCGGCAAGGCGCCGACAGAGCTCGATCCGGACCGCTATGAAAAAACCTATGCCCATTGCGACGTGCTGGTGGCCGGCGCCGGCCCGGCCGGCC
The sequence above is a segment of the Collimonas sp. PA-H2 genome. Coding sequences within it:
- a CDS encoding sarcosine oxidase subunit delta, with protein sequence MLLITCPWCGPRAESEFHCGGEADIARPLDTENLSDEAWGDYLFMRKNPRGVHREQWVHNQGCRRWFMAERDTVTYEFLSYSKFETKPAADGTGA